In the Afipia sp. GAS231 genome, CGTGAGGCACGGCGCCTTCGGTTTCGGCTACACCCTCTATCCAGCATTATCTCATCCCAAGGAGCCCTCCCATGACGCACGCCATTCGCTATCACAAGACCGGTGGTCCAGATGTTCTGGTCTGGGAGGAAGTGCAGGTCGGCAAGCCCGGTCCGGGCGAGGCGCGCATCCGCCATACCGCCGTGGGCCTGAACTTCGTCGACATCTATAACCGCTCCGGCATCTATCCGGTGCAACTGCCGAGCGGGCTCGGCGGCGAGGCGGCCGGCGTGGTCGAGGAAGTGGGCGCTGGCGTCACCGACATCAAGCCCGGCGACCGCGTCGCCTACGGCGCAGCACCCATCGGCGCCTATGCCGAGGCGCGGTTGATCCCGGCCGACCGGCTGCTCAAAATTCCGGAAGGCATCGACGACAAGACCGCGGCGGCGATGATGCTGAAGGGCCTGACCACGCAATACCTGATCCGCCAGACCTATCGCGTCAAATCCGGCGACACCATTTTGCTGCATGCCGCGGCCGGCGGCGTCGGTTTGATCCTGAGCCAGTGGGCAAAACATCTCGGCGCTACCGTGATCGGCACCGTCAGCAGCGAAGAGAAGGCTACGCTCGCGAAAAGCCATGGCTGCGCCCACACCATCATCTATACCAAAGAGGATTTCGTGAAGCGCGTCGACGAAATCACCGGCGGCGCCAAGGTGCCGGTAGTCTATGACTCGGTCGGCAAGGACACCTTTCTGAAATCGCTGGATTGTCTCGCCCCGCTCGGCGTCGCCGCACTTTTCGGCGCCTCCTCCGGCAACGTCGATCCGCTCAACCTCGGCCTGTTGGCACAGAAGGGATCGCTCTACGTCACCCGTCCGACGCTCAACACCTATGCCGCCAAGCGCGCCAACCTGGTCGCGATGGCCAACGAGCTGTTCGAGGTGGTGAAATCGGGCGCGGTCAAGATCGAGGTGCACCAGACCTATCCACTCAAGGACGCCGCCAAAGCCCACACCGATCTCGCCGCGCGCAAGACCACGGGCTCGACGGTGCTGACGGTGTAATGCAACACTCTCCGTCATGGCCGGGCATAGCCGTCCGAAGGACGGCGTCGCTTCCGCTCGCCTATGTCCTGGCCATCCACGTCTTTGCCAGGGCCGATGCATTCAAGACCTGGATGCCCGGGACAAGCCCGGGCATGACAGAGGAATTGCGAAGCGAGCGTTAGCGAGCCTCGAAGGATGTACGCACCGGCCCGCCCCCCTTCGTGACGCACTACGCGCTCCTCAGGGTGACGGGGAGGCCGCCAGCCCGTCGACCATCGCGCGCACGATGGCCGCGATCTCCTTGCGCAGCGCTTCGACCGGCACCGCGATCAGTTTCTGCTCGAGCCCGAGCAGCACCATGCCATGCACGGCCGAGAACAGGCTGCGTGCGGTGACGCCGAGTTGGTCCGCCGATCGCTTTGGAAACAACGCGGCGAGCGGCCGGTAGATGTGGCGAAACAACTCCATCTGTTCGCCGATCGCCCATTCCGGAACGGGCTTGCCCGGCGTCATCCGGTGTTCGAACAGTGCGCGCCAGAGTTCGAGGTTATCGGCGGCGAAATCGCAATAGGCGACCGCGATGCGCACCAGTGTTTCGGCCGGCGAGGCGGGGCCGTTGCTTTCGGCTGAGCTCAGCGCTGCGTCGAGCCTTGAAAGCGTGCGCGATCCCACCCGCAGGATCAGTTCATCCACGTCCTCGACGAGATTGTAGACCGCGCCATTGGCGACGCCGATTTCCCGCGCCAATTCCCGGGTCTTGAGCGCCGCCAATCCTCCGGCCGAAATGCTTCTTTCCGCCGCCAGGATCAGGGACTCTCGAAGTTTCTCTCGTCTTTCCAGTGCTTTAGACACATCGATCACATTTTTGAGCGTTGCTCATAAAAATACTTGAGCAATGCTCAAGATATGATACGACTGATTCATGAGCAATGCTCATAACACAGGGAGCTGCAAATGTTCAAAACTGTTTTGACGCTCTTCCGGGGCAGCGTGGCCGCCGCCGGAGAAGAACTGGAAGACCGCTCGGCGCTTCTGATCCTCGACCAGCAGATGCGCGATGCGGCCGCCGCCGTGGAGCGTTCCAAGCGCACGCTGGCGCTGGCGATCGCCCAGGACCAGCAGGAGGGCCGCCGCCTCGACGCCACCAATGCCCGGATCGCGGATCTCGAACTCCGCGCCACAGCGGCGCTCGATGGTGGTCGCGAGGATCTCGCCCGTGAAGCCGCGCAGCAGATCGCCAATCTCGAAGCCGACCGCGACGCTGCGATGACCGCGCGGACGCTGTTCGCTTCGGAGATCACGCGCCTGAAGCGCCAGGTCGCCGGCGCCGAGGCGCGGATCACCGACCTCGACCGCGGCCGTCGTCTGGCCCGCGCGGCGGAAGCGGTTCGCGCGCTGCGGCGGGGCGGCATCGAAGCGGCGCGGCCTTACGAAGCCACGCTGCCCGAGGCGGAACGCACTTTGAAGCGTCTTCGCGAACGGCAGATCGAAGCCCAGGCCGCCGACGAGGCCCTGGTCGAACTCGATGCCGCCAGCGGCCCGCTGGCGACCGCCGAAAAGCTCGCGGAACAGGGTTTTGGACCGCGGCTCAAATCAACCGCCGATGACGTGCTCGCGCGGCTGAATGCCAAACGCACGCAAGCTGCCTGAACCCGAAACTGATCAACCCAACCTTCAACAACAGGAGATTGTCATGAACCAGAATGTCCAACCCCACAGCAACGCCTGGGTCACCTTCACTTACGTTTCGTTCTCCGCCTCCGCCTTCATGGTCGCCCTCGGCGTGTTCTATTTGCCGATCGACCTCTGGATGAAGGGCTATCTCTCGATGGGCATCGTGATGCTGATTCAATCCTGCGTCACCCTGACCAAGACCATCCGCGACATGCATGAGAGCGGCCGGATGGTGAACCGCATCGAGGATGCCAAGGCCGAACGCCTGCTGATGGAAGTTTCCAAGGCCGCGTAACCTGTGACGTGGCGCTGGCGAAGGTGGGCGGCGGGTGCATTGCGCATCCGCCGTTCGCTTGTCCGGCGATGGCTTTCCGACGCCGCCGTTCAAACATCTTTTACCCTTTCGCAACCCTGTTTCGCCGCACTCATGGCTCCTTAACAGGCGCCGCGCACAACGCTTGCCTGTATAAAGGCAAGTGGCATGGCATCTCTTGGGAAAGGCATTTCGGCGATGCGTCGCAGCGCGGGCCTGGCGCGGCTCCGCGGCGCGATCGGGCGTGTGCCCGGCCATGTGGCGTTCTGGCTGAAAGCGTTTTCGCAGCCAACCATCGATCTCACCTTGCGCACCCATGCCGGCATGACGACGCGGATCGTCGAAAGTCCGGGCCTGTCGCTGTCGCAGCAAGACCTCGACGAACTAGTCGCGGATCTGCGCACCATTGCCGGCAAGACGCTGCCGGCCGGCAGCCTGACTTACGGTATCTTCTCCGGCGAGCGCAAACGGCTGTCGCGCGCCATCGTCACGCTCATCTCTGAAGAAGGGACGGGATGCCCGATTGCCTTCAACGCGTTGTCGGTCATGGACGTCGAACTCGACGGTGAGGTGGAGCAGGTCACGCATCTCGGCCTCGTCATGGTCGATCCTGATGTGCAGGGGCAGGGGCTGTCGTGGGTGCTTTATGGCCTGACCACGCTGGTGCTGTTTGCCCGCGACGGCTTGCGGGCGAAATGGATCTCGAACGTGACGCAGGTGCCAGCCGTGGCCGGCATGGTCTGCGAGACGTTCACGGATGTGTTTCCGTCGCCGGATGCGGCCGTGCGGCAAAGTTTTGCCCACCTGCAGCTGGCGCGTGGAATCATGAAAAACCACCGCGCCGTGTTCGGCGTCGGCGACGAGGCCGGATTCGACGAGCAACGCTTCGTCATCACCGACGCCTATACCGGCGGATCGGATGCGCTGAAGAAAACCTATCACGCCGCGCCAAAGCACCGCGACGAGCAATATAATGCGTTCTGCGCCCGCGAGCTCGATTACGGAAGGGGCGACGACCTGCTGCAGCTCGGCCGCATCGACCTCGCCGGCGCGCGCCGTTATCTGCAGCGCGACGTGCCGGCCGGTTCGCTGCCGGCCTTGCTGGCGGCGTCAGCCGTGCTGGCGTTGCAGCGGCTGGTGCTTCCCCTGATGCATTGGATGGACGACACGCGCGCGTTCGGCAGCTTGCGGCCGTGGCGAGGTGGCCGATGACATCGGGCGTGATCGCGGATTCCATCGTCAACCTCTGCGGCGCGCTCGGCCTTGGCGTTGCGATGTTCGCGCTGCATCGGCGCGATCCGCGCAGTCCCTTGACCCTCCGCCTGCTGTTTCTGCTCGGCGTTGTGGCCGTCCTGTTTCTGACGCGCGGCATTGCGTGGTGGAGCGGCAGCGACTGGCTCGATCGTCTGTCGTCGATTCCGGCTGCTCTGGTGCCGCTGGGTGCGCTGGTCGTTACCGAAGGCATCTTGCGGCGCCATGCACCGCGCATCCTCAAGATCGCGGCGCTGGCCGGCGCCGTCCTGATCGGTCTTGGCTGCATCTTTGGGCCGGAGAGTTTCGCCAGACCTTTCGCCGTCCTCCTGGCGGCGCTTCAACTGGCGGGCTTTGCCTGCTGCGCGTGGTTGCTGGCGATGCGGAACCGCAATTCGCTGCTGGCTTCCGAAAACCGCAGCATCGGCCGCCTCGTGGCGGGCGCGGTGATCGCGATCCCGTTCGTCGTCACCGACTTTCGGGCGCTGGTGCCCGATATCCCGGTCAGGCTCGGTGCCCTCGGCGCGCTGCTGGTTGTCACCGCCGTGCTGATTGCGGGCAGTGGCGCCGAGACCCGGCGGCAAGGCATCTTGCTGGCGGCGTTGCGGCTGATGAGTTCGGCGCTGCTGGGCGCGGCCGCCGCTTGCGTCTCTGATGATGTCGATGCTGCACAGATCATGCGCTTCAGCGCAATTGCGATCGCGGGCGTGCTGACGATCGGATTGATGACAGATACGTTACGGGCGCTGTTCGAGGCCGAGGTGCCGGGCGTGCTGAACTCGGTCGCGGCGTCCTCCGCCCGGACCCGTGACGAACTGATCGCGGAACTTGCGCGCCACCCGATGTTCGAAAGCGCCCGGCGCTATCGTGAAGGCGATCTCGCTGCCTACGATCCGCCGCTGTTGCGCGATTTCCTGTCCGCGCGCCGCGTGCTGCGCCGCCCCGACGCGCCCTGGGGGCTGGCCGCGTCCGATCCCGCGGTCGAGCGCGTGGTTTCCCTGATGAAGGCCGGCAATGCCACCCATCTGATCATTTTGTCGCATGATCCGGTCGACGTGCTGGCGCTCGCGGTTCCCGTTATTTCCGCCGATCCGGCCACCGAGACCGCACTGGCGCTGGTGCGGCGCCTGCTGGCATTGACGCCGGAAGCGGCGTGACGGCCGGCCCCAATCTGTGTTAGGTGCCTGTATTGGAGCGCAGCGGACGCTCTCTATGACAGGTGCGGCCGATGGATAAGCAAGCGATGCGCGAGGAGGCCGAGCGCCTGATCCGCGAGACCATGGAAAAGAAAGCCCTCACCATCAAACAGGGCAACACCAGGATCGAAACCACCTGCGGCAAATGCGGCGCGCCCAACCGCCTGCAGGCCGAAAAAGGCGCCACCCGGGTCAAGTTCGCCTGCAAGCAGTGCGGCCACAAGCAAGAGACGCTGTGAAGATTTCGCCGTCGTAGCTGGCTGTCGTTCCGGGATGGTCCGAAGGACCAGACCCGGAAGTTCGAGATTCTCCGATGTGCAATTGCACATCGTAGTTCGATGCTGCACATCGCCCCGGAATGAAAGCTTCGTAGGGTGGGCAAAGGCGCGCAGCGCCGTGCCCACCATTCTATCCGGTATCGCTGAACTGAATGGTGGGCACGCTTCGCTTTGCCCACCCTACGGCAGCGCGCATGTGAGGGTTTTGCAGGCCTCAGCCCTATTTTGGCGCTGCGGCGGACGGATTGAACAACTTTTCGCCATTGGCCTGATATGCACCGATCGCCTGCTGACCGTCCGGCGACACCAGCCAATCGGCAAAAACCTTGGCTGCATCGAGCTTCGAGCCCGCATGCTTCTGCGGATTCAACTCGATGACATCGTACCGGTTGAGCAGACGCGCATCGCCTTCGATAGCGATGACAAGCGACCCCTTGTTATTGAAACTGAGCCATGTCCCGCGGTCGGACAGCGTGTAGGCGTTCATGGCGCTGGCAGCATTGAGTGCCTGACCCATCCCTCCGCCAACGTCGCGATACCATTTTTCCTTCGCAAGCGTATCGGGACTTTGACCGGCACTTTTCCAAAGGCGCAGTTCGGCGGCATTGGTGCCGCTCTTGTCGCCCCGGGAAACGAATGGTGCCTGCGCCGCGGCGATAGCCTTCAGTGCCTTGACGCTGTCATTGCCGCCGCGAACGCGCGCCGGATCGGCGGACGGTCCGACGATGATAAAATCATTCCAGGCGATCTGGCGTCGAACCGAACCATGGCCCTCATCCATGAACTGCTGCTCGGCTTCCGGGTCGTGCACCAGCAACACGTCGGCGTCGCCACGGCGCGCGGTGTCGAGTGCCTTTCCGGTGCCTTGCGCGACGACGTTGACGGTGATGCCGGTCTTGGCGGTAAACTGCGGCAGGATATTCGCCAGCAATCCGGAGGCCTCGACCGACGTCGTGGACGCCAGAACAGTGGCGCTGTCCGCGCTCCAACCCGGTCCGATCGCAAGAACAGTAGCGAAGAAGGCAAGCGCCCATCGATTTGGAATCATACTTCATCGCTCCCTGCGGTTCTTGCAGTGCCGGCCAATGCAAACATGGTGGCACTGATCGAAATGCTGATTCCAACCAGCACCGCGCCGAGGGCCAGGGCCAATGGCAGGTCGCCCTGGCTGGTTTGCAGCGCAATTGCCGTCGTCATGGTCCTCGTGAGTCCTCGAATATTGCCGCCAACGAGTATCACCGCGCCGACCTCGGAAACAGTGCGGCCAAATCCCGCGAGGACTGCCGTCAGCAGGTCTGCCCGGATGATCGCGAGAATCTGTGGCATGGCCTGAAACCGCGACGCACCGTCGCAGGTCAACTCGTCGCCATATCGTGCCCAGGCCCGTTCACTGGCGCGGTGAACCAGCGCTGTGATGATCGGTGTTGCCAGTGCGGCCTGTGCAATGATCATCGCGGCGGGGGTGAACAGCAATTGCAGAAAACCCAATGGTCCAGAACGAGAAAGGGTCAGATAAAGCACGAGGCCGACCACGACAGGAGGCAGCCCGAAGAACGCGTTGATCAAAACGACGGCGGCCCTTCGGCCGCGAAACGGAAAGATCGCAAGCGCGGCTCCCGCAGGCAGGCTGATCGCCGCAGCTGCGAATGTCGCCGTCAGGCTGATACCGATGGAGAGTGCAACGATGTGAACAAATTCGTTCAATCTGTTTCCTGCTGATTCACTTCGGCCGTTTCAACACGCCGCAGAATGCGTCCGTGTCCGTGATGATGGCGTCACCGGCAAATTTCAGAGATTCGAGCGAGCGTTGCGCCGCTTCTTCGTGACCGGCGCCACAGGCGTCCGCGATAATGACGGGGATGATGCCAAGGTCGGCCGCGTGCCGCGCCGTCGGCTCAATTCCGATCTCGGTCGCGATGCCGACAATGGCTACCGCCGTGATGCCGCAGTCGCGCAGCGCCATCTCCAGCGGGGTGCCTTCAAAGGCAGACATCGCGAGCTTGTCGAAGATTGCCTCGCTCGGGCGCGGCGTGAGTTCGGGGACGATGGCAAATCCCGGAGAGTCCCGCAGGAACCACGGCTGGACCTTTGCGGGATCGTCGAGGCGCTGCCATGCCATCGCCATCCGGTACTGAAACGCGCCCATCAATTCCAGGGGTAGCGACATATGCCGGGTAAAGAAGGTGCGCACGCCGGCATTGCGGGCGGACACCAGCACCTGCGCCACCCGCGCGCTGACGGCTCCGGAGCCCTTCAATTGACTGACGATGCCGACCTGCATGTCATAGACCAGCAGCGCCAGCCGCGAGGGATCGCAGACATCCTCGAGGGTTTGTGGAACCGGAATACCAAAAGCCTGCTTCATGACAGTACATTTCCCTGGTGGATCACTTCGACGTTGTGCGACAAAATATCGTCATGGGCAATCACGGCAGCGAATCGCCTGCCGAATAACGTGATCGTTGTTCCGGGATGGTCTGAAGGACCAGTTTCGTAGGTGGCGCAGCCGGCGCCCAAGGTGGCGATGCGGGTGAACTGACGGCAGCTACTCCCCCTTCACGAACTTCGCGAAAGCTTCCGCATAATCCGGATGCCAGCGCGACAATGCGGGACGGTTTTCGATGATGTCGCCGGCGGCCCAGGCCATGCGGCGCTCGTCGAGGTGCCGCGGCACGTCGTTGTCGGGGCACAGGATGTAGAAGTCGCCGGCGTCGATGCGTTCGATCATGAAATCGACGGTCTGCTCCGGCGTCCAGGCGCCGTCGGGTTTTTCGCTGCGGCCGCGCGCCGTCAATCCGGTAAAAACATGGCCGGGGATCATCAGATGCGCGTTGATGCGGCAGCCTGGTTTGTTGCGCAACTCGTGCTGCAGCGCCTCGGTCAGCGCCTTCACGCCGGCTTTGGAGACGTTGTAGGCGGGATTGCCCGGCGGCGTCGTGATGCCCTGCTTGGAGCCGGTGTTGATGATCAACCCGGCGCGGCCGCGCTCGATCATGTTCGG is a window encoding:
- a CDS encoding quinone oxidoreductase, yielding MTHAIRYHKTGGPDVLVWEEVQVGKPGPGEARIRHTAVGLNFVDIYNRSGIYPVQLPSGLGGEAAGVVEEVGAGVTDIKPGDRVAYGAAPIGAYAEARLIPADRLLKIPEGIDDKTAAAMMLKGLTTQYLIRQTYRVKSGDTILLHAAAGGVGLILSQWAKHLGATVIGTVSSEEKATLAKSHGCAHTIIYTKEDFVKRVDEITGGAKVPVVYDSVGKDTFLKSLDCLAPLGVAALFGASSGNVDPLNLGLLAQKGSLYVTRPTLNTYAAKRANLVAMANELFEVVKSGAVKIEVHQTYPLKDAAKAHTDLAARKTTGSTVLTV
- a CDS encoding TetR/AcrR family transcriptional regulator, translated to MSKALERREKLRESLILAAERSISAGGLAALKTRELAREIGVANGAVYNLVEDVDELILRVGSRTLSRLDAALSSAESNGPASPAETLVRIAVAYCDFAADNLELWRALFEHRMTPGKPVPEWAIGEQMELFRHIYRPLAALFPKRSADQLGVTARSLFSAVHGMVLLGLEQKLIAVPVEALRKEIAAIVRAMVDGLAASPSP
- a CDS encoding PspA/IM30 family protein, giving the protein MFKTVLTLFRGSVAAAGEELEDRSALLILDQQMRDAAAAVERSKRTLALAIAQDQQEGRRLDATNARIADLELRATAALDGGREDLAREAAQQIANLEADRDAAMTARTLFASEITRLKRQVAGAEARITDLDRGRRLARAAEAVRALRRGGIEAARPYEATLPEAERTLKRLRERQIEAQAADEALVELDAASGPLATAEKLAEQGFGPRLKSTADDVLARLNAKRTQAA
- a CDS encoding YiaA/YiaB family inner membrane protein — its product is MNQNVQPHSNAWVTFTYVSFSASAFMVALGVFYLPIDLWMKGYLSMGIVMLIQSCVTLTKTIRDMHESGRMVNRIEDAKAERLLMEVSKAA
- a CDS encoding substrate-binding domain-containing protein; the encoded protein is MIPNRWALAFFATVLAIGPGWSADSATVLASTTSVEASGLLANILPQFTAKTGITVNVVAQGTGKALDTARRGDADVLLVHDPEAEQQFMDEGHGSVRRQIAWNDFIIVGPSADPARVRGGNDSVKALKAIAAAQAPFVSRGDKSGTNAAELRLWKSAGQSPDTLAKEKWYRDVGGGMGQALNAASAMNAYTLSDRGTWLSFNNKGSLVIAIEGDARLLNRYDVIELNPQKHAGSKLDAAKVFADWLVSPDGQQAIGAYQANGEKLFNPSAAAPK
- a CDS encoding ABC transporter permease, whose amino-acid sequence is MNEFVHIVALSIGISLTATFAAAAISLPAGAALAIFPFRGRRAAVVLINAFFGLPPVVVGLVLYLTLSRSGPLGFLQLLFTPAAMIIAQAALATPIITALVHRASERAWARYGDELTCDGASRFQAMPQILAIIRADLLTAVLAGFGRTVSEVGAVILVGGNIRGLTRTMTTAIALQTSQGDLPLALALGAVLVGISISISATMFALAGTARTAGSDEV
- a CDS encoding cysteine hydrolase family protein, giving the protein MKQAFGIPVPQTLEDVCDPSRLALLVYDMQVGIVSQLKGSGAVSARVAQVLVSARNAGVRTFFTRHMSLPLELMGAFQYRMAMAWQRLDDPAKVQPWFLRDSPGFAIVPELTPRPSEAIFDKLAMSAFEGTPLEMALRDCGITAVAIVGIATEIGIEPTARHAADLGIIPVIIADACGAGHEEAAQRSLESLKFAGDAIITDTDAFCGVLKRPK
- a CDS encoding SDR family oxidoreductase, yielding MPHPAMSPHHVAVITGGASGIGLAAAMRFAGSGMRVCIADIGAERLAEAGAKLAAAAKGGAADVMTAAVDVSKFEEVAELEASVRKKFGGTDILMNNAGIGPDSNSFGRLENWQRILNVNLWGIIHGTQAFAPNMIERGRAGLIINTGSKQGITTPPGNPAYNVSKAGVKALTEALQHELRNKPGCRINAHLMIPGHVFTGLTARGRSEKPDGAWTPEQTVDFMIERIDAGDFYILCPDNDVPRHLDERRMAWAAGDIIENRPALSRWHPDYAEAFAKFVKGE